The Procambarus clarkii isolate CNS0578487 chromosome 7, FALCON_Pclarkii_2.0, whole genome shotgun sequence genome window below encodes:
- the LOC138357391 gene encoding uncharacterized protein, whose translation MEEKVAALVAHPDFEGIQNLKKTELIQMANQLDLTASNRMVKAQILKVIVTHFVENGDLDEEILEELREESSDQMTLKRLELEAQIAHAKLEAQKEQKILEAEAQQRELETRRLEIAAQNQRGLIELQLEATKKQQAEEQTRQLEIQQQMADTNFRLESQRMAAGHGNISNVSTNSDNNPIRMNKYIELPKLNEEDPEVFFAHFNKIAISMNWPRDQWVAIMQSQFKGRSQEVFTSLPDSHSFDYDFVKKSILNAYQLNPEAHRQKFRNLRRTSDQTIADFTRQKTKFCNRWLKSLAVTDFDALKNLLIMEEVLSCLPDQLSTFMAEQKNVTDIDELSKLADEHELLTKAPFTATSPKSSRRVNYNAHRTPYQNPSSPSTPVTPMSSSLTKSNPATTLSGMSNNNKVISKPTVGSTSVSTVRSCSHCKRKGHGIHSCFILHPELRPTGLIYCRGVQNKFTNKHVTVNPNWVKQYSPYMSSGEVLCINGKWKPVVILRDTGASQTIISSSILSDVEKRETGKFVVLQSVAGCKTVPLIDINFRSTITPRLCTVGVSTQLPIPGVDVILGNDVAINHVVGEIDPRLCKQPVADHVYSACAEVSSMNEPVVEDGFVHSTCADVSTNINPVVSSDVVTQAFVPVTSTPSVEKWDVVVPDSCVADSVVESKPDTMTALFQ comes from the coding sequence atggaggagaaagttgcagcgttggtggctcacccagactttgaagggattcagaaccttaaaaagactgagttaatacaaatggcaaatcagttggatttgaccgccagcaatagaatggttaaagcccaaatattgaaagtcattgtgacgcattttgttgagaatggggatttagatgaagaaattctagaagagttaagagaggagtcgagtgatcagatgacgttaaagcgtcttgagttagaagcgcaaatagcccatgctaagcttgaagctcaaaaggaacagaaaatattagaggctgaagctcagcaaagggagctagagactaggcgtttagaaattgcggcacaaaaccagagaggtttaattgagttgcaacttgaagccacaaagaagcaacaagccgaggaacaaactaggcaattagagattcaacaacaaatggctgacactaacttcaggcttgaatcacagcgtatggcagctgggcatggaaatattagtaatgtttcaacaaatagtgataataatcccatcaggatgaataagtatatagagttgcccaagttaaatgaggaagatcctgaggttttctttgcacattttaataaaattgccatcagtatgaactggccaagggatcagtgggtagccattatgcagtctcaattcaaggggcgtagtcaggaggttttcacatccctacctgactctcatagttttgattatgattttgtaaagaaaagcatcttaaatgcttatcaactaaatccagaggcacacaggcaaaagttcagaaatctaaggaggacaagtgatcagacaatagcagattttactcgtcagaagacgaaattttgtaacagatggttaaagtcacttgcagtcactgattttgatgctctaaagaatcttcttataatggaagaagtattgtcatgtctcccagaccagttgtctacttttatggcagaacaaaagaatgtaacagacattgatgagctgtcaaagctcgcggatgagcatgagttgttgactaaggccccgtttacggccacttcacctaagtctagtcgtagagtaaattataatgctcaccgaactccttatcagaatccatccagtcctagtactccagttactcccatgagctcttctcttacaaaatctAACCCTGCTActacattgtcaggaatgtcaaataataataaggttatttctaaacctacagttggttctaccagtgtgtccactgtaaggtcctgttcccattgtaagagaaaaggccatggaattcattcatgttttatattgcaccctgagttacgaccaactggtctcatttattgcagaggtgtgcaaaataaatttactaataaacatgtaactgtaaaccccaattgggtgaaacagtattcaccatatatgtcttcaggtgaagtcttgtgtattaatggaaagtggaagccagtggttattcttcgtgatacaggtgcttcccaaaccataatttcatccagtattctttctgatgttgaaaagagagagacaggaaagtttgttgttcttcagagtgttgcaggatgtaaaactgtacctctaatagatattaatttcagatccaccattacaccacgtttatgcactgtgggtgttagtacacagttgcccatcccaggtgtggatgttatattgggtaatgatgtggccataaatcatgttgtgggtgagattgatccccgtttgtgtaaacagccagttgcagaccatgtttattctgcctgtgctgaagttagttctatgaatgaacctgttgtagaagatggttttgtccattctacctgtgctgatgtcagtactaatataaatccagttgtcagttctgatgttgttactcaagcatttgttccagtaaccagtaccccttcagtggagaagtgggatgtggttgttccagattcctgtgtggccgattcagttgttgagagtaagcctgatactatgactgctttattccaataa